From the genome of Thermogutta terrifontis, one region includes:
- a CDS encoding sulfatase-like hydrolase/transferase, producing the protein MARPKVLVLLEGVVAVGLGLCAVATLAFGAAPRPNIVWLTTEDNAACWYRLYDPAGAPMPNVERLAKEGIVFNNVYSCSPVCSPARSTLISGCYAPRLGAQWHRKILPVKLPPGLHMFPWYLRQAGYYTTNNSKEDYNFAPSEKADVWDESSPRASYRNRRPGQPFFHVQNFGRTHESQLFPNKDNSELETDPNSVDLFPYHPDTPLFRNKYAHYLDLQREVDWQIGDFIRQLEKDGLLDDTFIFQFGDNGGVLPGSKGYAREDGLHVALIVYVPKNWQHLVPAPRGSQVDGVVQFVDLGPTVLNLAGVPIPEGMDGKPFLGPGVTLEELNQRNQAFGYADRFDEKYDLVRFLRKGKYTYWRNYQPFNFDGLYNEYRNKQAAYREWWDLYQKGQLNPVQRAFFEPKPPECLFDIEKNPHETVNLANDSHYAEVLADIRTTMHDWVTGLPDLGFIPEPVFVRESQGDGYSYCQHNKQRIARLVEIADWQLRPFPEVVPMLEKALQADDPLERYWAVITCSAFGKEARALADSIRKMAASDPDRLVRMRAAEFLGLTGEGDPRPFLMDILQKTDDPVEANLILNTVVLLKDGPSRLKFDLTPLRSAAWFNAPGEVARRVRYLMGEDEANK; encoded by the coding sequence ATGGCGCGTCCCAAAGTGCTCGTATTGTTGGAGGGAGTGGTGGCCGTTGGTTTGGGCCTGTGTGCGGTGGCCACTTTGGCATTTGGGGCTGCGCCGCGACCGAATATCGTGTGGCTGACTACAGAGGACAACGCCGCATGCTGGTATCGGCTCTATGATCCGGCAGGGGCACCGATGCCCAACGTGGAACGTTTGGCGAAAGAGGGAATTGTTTTTAATAATGTTTATTCATGCTCACCCGTTTGTTCGCCAGCCCGAAGTACCCTCATTTCTGGTTGTTACGCGCCGCGGTTAGGAGCTCAGTGGCACAGGAAAATCCTGCCAGTGAAGCTTCCCCCGGGCCTCCATATGTTTCCCTGGTATCTGCGGCAGGCCGGCTACTATACGACGAATAACAGCAAGGAGGATTATAATTTTGCCCCTTCCGAAAAGGCGGATGTCTGGGACGAATCTTCGCCGCGGGCCAGCTACCGTAACCGGCGACCGGGCCAACCATTTTTTCATGTTCAAAACTTCGGCCGAACCCACGAGAGTCAGTTATTCCCCAATAAAGACAATTCCGAGCTCGAAACGGATCCCAACTCCGTTGATTTGTTTCCCTACCATCCCGATACGCCCCTTTTTAGAAATAAATACGCGCATTATCTGGATCTGCAGCGCGAGGTCGATTGGCAAATCGGCGATTTTATTCGGCAGCTCGAAAAGGATGGACTACTCGATGATACGTTCATCTTTCAGTTTGGTGATAATGGCGGGGTCCTGCCCGGCAGCAAGGGGTATGCCCGAGAGGACGGATTGCACGTTGCTTTGATTGTGTATGTTCCCAAAAATTGGCAGCACCTGGTCCCTGCACCGCGTGGCTCCCAGGTGGATGGGGTCGTTCAATTCGTTGATCTGGGGCCCACGGTACTCAACCTCGCCGGCGTGCCGATCCCGGAGGGAATGGACGGTAAACCATTCTTGGGACCCGGTGTCACACTGGAAGAACTCAATCAGAGGAACCAGGCCTTCGGCTACGCCGATCGCTTTGATGAAAAATATGATCTCGTCCGTTTTCTGCGAAAGGGCAAATATACTTACTGGCGAAATTATCAACCTTTCAACTTTGACGGCCTCTACAATGAGTATCGTAATAAGCAGGCCGCCTACCGAGAATGGTGGGATCTTTATCAGAAGGGACAGCTCAACCCGGTACAAAGAGCGTTTTTTGAACCAAAACCGCCCGAGTGCCTTTTCGATATAGAAAAGAATCCCCATGAAACCGTTAATCTGGCGAATGATTCGCACTACGCCGAGGTCCTCGCAGACATTCGAACGACGATGCACGATTGGGTGACTGGACTGCCAGATCTCGGTTTTATTCCCGAACCCGTGTTCGTGCGGGAAAGCCAGGGTGATGGTTACTCCTACTGCCAGCACAATAAACAGCGCATAGCACGACTGGTTGAAATTGCTGACTGGCAGCTTCGGCCCTTCCCGGAGGTTGTCCCGATGTTGGAAAAAGCATTACAAGCGGACGATCCTCTGGAGCGGTATTGGGCCGTCATCACGTGTAGTGCGTTCGGGAAAGAAGCTCGGGCACTGGCCGATTCCATCCGCAAAATGGCGGCGAGCGATCCCGACAGATTGGTGCGAATGCGGGCGGCCGAGTTTCTGGGGCTGACGGGCGAGGGAGATCCGCGACCATTCTTGATGGACATCCTCCAAAAGACTGACGATCCCGTGGAGGCCAACCTGATTTTGAACACGGTTGTGCTTCTCAAGGATGGGCCATCCCGGCTGAAGTTTGATCTGACACCGTTGCGCTCGGCCGCCTGGTTTAATGCACCGGGGGAAGTGGCACGCCGGGTCAGATATCTGATGGGGGAAGACGAAGCCAATAAATAG
- a CDS encoding Gfo/Idh/MocA family protein, protein MALRMTRRSWLKQSLATGAAWYILHSTRVAFSYEANEKVAYAAVGLGKRGSYLAPTFARIGATPVALCDANTEQLGKLAEKLPGAALYQDFRKMFDEKGSQIDAVVVATPDHTHAVVSAAALHLNKHVYCEKPISHDVREARILRDLANQKGVATQMGNQGMATDSFRRVLELLEDGMIGDIREVHVWFVFGGSGPRVPPKDQPPVPEHLNWDLWLGPAAERPYHPQYVSGWGGWWDFGTGCLGGGGSHSLNLAFKALKLRELWDPPASSGKRIRIESEIPEKAPHGFPRWQFVRFYIPARSSQPPAIIHWYNADEDELRRQGVWRKLQEIAGRDLEWKDRSWTPRSGTLLVGEKGVVHTNAHNSVCQILPIEKFPEQTEPPQRYPRVRGHEYEWLDACRGTGRPFSNFDHAGPVIELLLAANVAGRFDEPLEYDPVACRIVGNDEADALLRPPYRKGWTL, encoded by the coding sequence ATGGCCCTCCGAATGACTCGCCGAAGCTGGCTCAAACAGTCACTCGCAACAGGCGCTGCATGGTACATTCTGCATTCCACCAGGGTAGCTTTCTCGTACGAGGCGAACGAAAAAGTGGCCTACGCTGCTGTGGGACTTGGAAAGCGAGGAAGTTACCTTGCGCCCACCTTTGCCCGAATTGGAGCGACGCCCGTCGCGTTGTGCGACGCTAACACAGAGCAGCTAGGAAAGCTTGCGGAGAAACTGCCGGGAGCTGCCTTGTATCAGGATTTCAGAAAAATGTTTGATGAAAAAGGCAGCCAGATTGACGCAGTGGTCGTGGCAACACCGGACCATACGCATGCGGTCGTTTCGGCAGCAGCTCTTCATCTCAATAAGCACGTCTATTGTGAAAAGCCCATCAGTCATGATGTTCGGGAGGCACGCATCCTGCGCGACCTGGCCAATCAGAAGGGGGTCGCAACCCAAATGGGCAATCAGGGGATGGCTACCGATTCATTTCGCCGTGTCCTCGAACTGCTGGAGGACGGCATGATTGGGGACATCCGGGAAGTACACGTGTGGTTTGTATTTGGGGGAAGCGGCCCACGCGTTCCTCCGAAAGATCAGCCACCAGTTCCCGAACATTTGAACTGGGATCTCTGGTTGGGGCCAGCAGCGGAGCGGCCGTATCATCCACAGTATGTCTCAGGATGGGGTGGCTGGTGGGACTTTGGCACGGGATGCCTGGGTGGAGGTGGGTCGCATTCGCTCAACCTGGCGTTCAAGGCGCTGAAACTTCGAGAATTATGGGATCCTCCTGCAAGCTCTGGCAAACGAATTCGCATTGAGAGCGAGATTCCCGAGAAGGCTCCTCATGGCTTTCCTCGCTGGCAGTTCGTGCGGTTTTATATTCCCGCGAGATCTTCCCAGCCTCCCGCGATCATCCACTGGTACAACGCCGACGAGGATGAACTGCGACGGCAGGGTGTGTGGAGAAAACTCCAGGAGATTGCAGGTCGAGATCTGGAATGGAAGGATAGGAGCTGGACGCCCCGTTCCGGCACCCTGCTGGTGGGTGAGAAAGGCGTCGTCCACACCAATGCTCACAATTCGGTGTGCCAGATTTTACCCATCGAGAAGTTTCCCGAACAAACGGAGCCACCGCAGCGTTATCCGAGGGTAAGGGGCCACGAATACGAGTGGCTCGACGCGTGTCGCGGCACGGGCCGGCCGTTTTCCAACTTCGATCACGCAGGTCCAGTCATTGAATTGCTTTTGGCGGCCAACGTGGCCGGTCGATTCGACGAACCCCTGGAATATGATCCCGTCGCCTGCCGCATCGTGGGCAACGACGAAGCGGACGCGCTTCTTCGCCCGCCCTACCGCAAGGGATGGACGCTGTGA
- a CDS encoding pectate lyase, producing MDLASLQCGCPPEAIEAVRIHDKPEDKSRYQAWGRHPVRRREFCQQIGIAIGLYAFSRRSYAIEITGQELDLPRKAHDALVQAVRFFDEKVSVEGGYLWAYSEDLRFREGEAPALPSTAWVQPPGTPSVGMAFLVAYRLTKEPTCLQAATRTAHALVKGQLVSGGWDYRIEFSPELRRNCRYRQPPNGGEKARNVSTLDDDTTQSALRFLMEFDRTTGMADKQVHEAVLYGLNSLLAVQRPNGGWPQRFRELPRLEDYPDVPASYPEDWPRQWPGKPYYDCYTLNDNVHNEALKTMLLAWRIYGDEKYRAAAQRAVEFLLKVQMPDPQPAWAQQYDAQMRPCWARKFEPPAISGGESQGVLQTLILAFHELAEPRFLDPIPRALAYLERSTLPDGKLARFYELKTNRPLYFTRDYQLTYSDADVPTHYAFKIDNHIGTIRQMYEHARRTGPQPSLGLKSPAPVLSSALVQTVERILKEMDDQGRWVEKGNLKTSGKDVAGDRIITTRTFIRNISVLAQYLAATEKE from the coding sequence ATGGACCTTGCGAGTCTTCAATGTGGATGCCCGCCGGAGGCGATCGAGGCGGTACGCATCCATGACAAACCCGAAGACAAATCTCGGTATCAGGCATGGGGGAGGCATCCTGTGCGACGTCGCGAATTCTGCCAGCAGATAGGAATCGCCATTGGGCTTTACGCCTTTTCCAGACGCAGTTACGCAATTGAAATCACAGGGCAGGAGCTAGACCTTCCCAGAAAAGCTCATGATGCCCTTGTCCAGGCAGTCCGATTCTTCGACGAGAAAGTGTCGGTAGAAGGGGGTTACCTCTGGGCTTACTCCGAGGATTTGCGCTTTCGGGAAGGTGAAGCCCCCGCGTTACCCTCGACGGCCTGGGTACAACCGCCGGGCACTCCGAGTGTGGGAATGGCGTTCCTTGTCGCGTATCGCCTCACAAAGGAGCCGACGTGTTTGCAAGCGGCGACCCGCACGGCCCATGCACTCGTGAAAGGCCAGCTTGTTTCGGGGGGATGGGATTATCGGATCGAATTTTCGCCCGAACTGCGGAGGAATTGCCGTTACCGTCAACCGCCGAATGGCGGCGAAAAAGCACGGAACGTATCGACGCTGGACGATGATACGACACAATCGGCGCTAAGGTTCCTCATGGAGTTCGACCGCACAACGGGGATGGCCGATAAACAGGTGCACGAGGCGGTTCTTTACGGGCTGAATTCGCTCCTGGCGGTGCAGCGTCCTAACGGAGGTTGGCCTCAGCGATTTAGGGAACTGCCTCGCCTTGAGGATTATCCGGACGTGCCCGCTTCCTACCCCGAGGACTGGCCGCGTCAGTGGCCGGGCAAACCTTACTACGATTGCTACACCCTCAATGATAACGTCCATAACGAGGCCCTGAAGACAATGCTTTTGGCCTGGCGAATTTACGGAGACGAAAAATACCGGGCGGCAGCCCAACGAGCGGTAGAGTTTCTCCTGAAAGTCCAGATGCCAGACCCGCAACCAGCTTGGGCGCAGCAGTACGACGCGCAGATGCGTCCGTGCTGGGCACGGAAGTTCGAGCCCCCGGCTATATCCGGTGGCGAATCGCAGGGTGTTTTGCAGACACTCATTCTGGCCTTTCACGAGCTTGCCGAACCCCGCTTCCTCGATCCTATTCCCCGGGCTCTTGCCTATCTTGAACGGTCTACGCTTCCGGATGGAAAGTTGGCACGATTCTATGAATTGAAAACGAATCGGCCGCTCTATTTCACGCGGGATTATCAATTAACCTACAGTGACGCAGACGTTCCCACACACTATGCCTTTAAAATAGACAATCATATTGGGACTATCCGGCAGATGTATGAACATGCACGGCGAACGGGTCCTCAACCGTCGCTGGGGCTAAAATCTCCTGCCCCTGTTCTCTCTTCCGCCCTCGTGCAAACTGTGGAGCGCATCCTGAAAGAAATGGATGACCAGGGACGTTGGGTCGAAAAGGGAAATCTCAAAACAAGCGGAAAAGACGTAGCGGGGGACCGGATTATCACCACGCGAACCTTCATCAGAAATATCAGTGTACTGGCCCAATATCTTGCGGCTACCGAAAAAGAATAA